From a region of the Pseudomonas fulva 12-X genome:
- the aroQ gene encoding type II 3-dehydroquinate dehydratase, whose product MAPIILILNGPNLNMLGTREPATYGHETLADISKLCADTAAELGLSTEFRQTNHEAELIDWIHKARGRCAGIVINPAAWTHTSVAIRDALVACELPVIEVHLSNVHKRETFRHHSFVSPVALGVICGLGSGGYRAALQHFSHLVKE is encoded by the coding sequence ATGGCTCCCATCATCCTGATTCTCAATGGTCCGAATCTGAATATGCTCGGCACACGCGAGCCAGCGACCTACGGGCATGAAACCCTGGCCGATATTTCCAAACTGTGTGCAGACACTGCCGCCGAGCTGGGCCTGAGTACCGAATTTCGCCAGACCAACCATGAAGCCGAGCTGATCGACTGGATTCACAAGGCCCGCGGTCGCTGCGCTGGCATCGTGATCAATCCGGCGGCCTGGACGCATACGTCCGTCGCCATTCGTGATGCACTGGTTGCCTGCGAGCTACCGGTCATAGAAGTGCACCTCTCCAACGTTCACAAGCGGGAGACCTTCCGCCATCACTCCTTCGTTTCCCCTGTCGCGCTTGGCGTGATCTGTGGCTTGGGCAGCGGCGGCTATCGCGCTGCACTCCAGCACTTCAGCCACCTGGTCAAGGAATAG
- a CDS encoding shikimate dehydrogenase — translation MTSSKSILAGLIGAGIQASRTPAMHEHEGDAQGIRYLYRLIDLDQLKLDTSALPDLLSAAERMSFTGLNITFPCKQAIIPLLDELSDEARGIGAVNTVVFKDGKRIGHNTDCLGFSEGFKRGLGDVARRRVVQMGAGGAGAAVAHALLSEGVEQLSIFDVEPERAQALASNLNEHFGSPRAQAGGDLSSATAAADGLVNTTPMGMAKLPGMPVPKALLRKELWVAEIVYFPLETELLREARAIGCRTLDGGNMAVFQAVKAFELFSDAQADAQRMLDHFHSMNG, via the coding sequence ATGACTTCCAGTAAAAGCATTCTCGCCGGCCTCATCGGTGCCGGCATCCAGGCGTCCCGTACCCCAGCCATGCACGAGCATGAAGGCGATGCCCAGGGGATTCGCTACCTATATAGGCTGATCGACCTAGATCAGCTGAAGCTCGACACCAGCGCCCTCCCCGATCTGCTCAGCGCCGCCGAGCGCATGAGCTTCACCGGGCTCAACATCACCTTTCCCTGCAAACAGGCGATCATTCCGCTGCTCGATGAACTCTCCGACGAAGCCAGGGGCATCGGCGCGGTCAACACGGTCGTGTTCAAGGATGGCAAACGCATCGGTCACAACACCGACTGCCTCGGTTTTTCAGAAGGATTCAAACGCGGCCTGGGTGACGTCGCCCGTCGACGCGTGGTGCAGATGGGCGCTGGAGGCGCCGGCGCCGCGGTCGCTCATGCCTTGTTGAGTGAGGGCGTCGAACAGCTGAGCATCTTCGACGTCGAGCCCGAACGCGCCCAGGCCCTGGCAAGCAACCTCAACGAGCACTTCGGCTCGCCACGTGCCCAGGCCGGCGGCGACCTGAGCTCGGCGACGGCCGCCGCCGATGGTCTGGTCAACACCACACCGATGGGCATGGCCAAACTGCCCGGCATGCCGGTACCTAAGGCGCTGCTGCGCAAAGAACTATGGGTTGCGGAGATCGTCTACTTCCCGCTGGAAACCGAACTGCTGCGCGAAGCGCGTGCCATCGGTTGCCGAACCTTGGACGGCGGCAACATGGCAGTCTTCCAGGCCGTGAAGGCATTCGAACTGTTCAGCGATGCCCAGGCCGATGCACAGCGGATGCTCGATCACTTCCATAGCATGAACGGTTGA
- a CDS encoding TetR/AcrR family transcriptional regulator: protein MTATLEPASREQAAAPRKPRKNNPEKTRENILQAAITEFVQQGLSGARVDAIAERTATSKRMIYYYFGSKEQLYLEVLSKLYGDIRSTERRLHLDELPAPDAIRRLVEFTFDHHDRNSDFVRIVSIENIHYGEYVKQSPEIRRMSNVVLLTLGETLKRGEKEGLFREGLDSLDVHMLISSFCFYRVSNRHTFGEIFQIDLPDEQVKQRHKTMICEAVLRYITR from the coding sequence ATGACCGCAACCCTCGAGCCGGCGAGCCGCGAGCAGGCCGCCGCGCCGCGCAAGCCTCGCAAGAACAACCCGGAGAAAACCCGGGAAAACATTCTGCAGGCTGCTATCACCGAGTTCGTTCAGCAGGGGTTGTCAGGTGCGCGTGTCGACGCCATCGCAGAGCGTACGGCAACGTCCAAGCGCATGATCTATTACTACTTCGGCAGCAAGGAGCAGCTCTATCTGGAGGTGCTTTCCAAGCTGTACGGGGATATCCGCAGCACCGAGCGTCGCCTGCATCTGGATGAGCTGCCAGCGCCCGACGCCATTCGCCGCCTGGTCGAATTCACCTTCGATCACCACGACCGCAACTCCGACTTCGTGCGTATCGTCAGTATCGAGAACATTCACTACGGCGAGTACGTGAAGCAGTCACCCGAGATTCGGCGGATGAGCAACGTGGTACTGCTTACGCTGGGCGAAACGCTCAAGCGCGGCGAGAAGGAAGGGCTGTTTCGCGAAGGGCTGGATAGCCTGGACGTGCACATGCTGATCAGTTCGTTCTGCTTTTATCGCGTTTCGAACCGACACACCTTCGGAGAGATCTTCCAGATCGACCTGCCGGACGAACAGGTCAAGCAACGCCACAAGACAATGATCTGCGAAGCGGTACTGCGCTATATCACGCGTTGA
- the quiC gene encoding 3-dehydroshikimate dehydratase QuiC: MHRSIATVSLSGTLPEKLEAIAAAGFDGVEIFENDLLYYAGSPRDVRKMCADLGIAITLFQPFRDFEGCRRDRLQRNLDRAERKFDLMQELGTDLVLVCSNVAADSLGDEDILVDDLRLLGERAGARGLRIGYEALAWGRHVNTYQQVWNLVRQADHPAVGVILDSFHTLSLKGDPSAIAEIPGNKIFFVQMADAPILAMDVLEWSRHFRCFPGQGEFDLPGFLAPIIRTGYTGPLSLEIFNDGFRAAPPRANAVDGLRSLLYLEEKTRQLLAADAQAPNLDLLFDTPAASRYHGVEFLEFAVDETAGAKLSGWLQRLGFAKAGEHRSKDVSLLRQGDINIVLNAEPYSFAHGFFESHGPSLCATALRVKDSASALQRALDYRGHPYRGLVGPNEREIPAMRAPDGSLIYLVDQAEAGQTIYDSDFKLDPAAAPTGSLQRIDHMALALPADSLDSWVLFYKSLLDFEADDEVVLPDPYGLVKSRALRSRCSSVRLPLNISENRNTAIAHALSSYRGSGVHHIAFSCEDIFREVERAKEAGVPLLDIPLNYYDDLAARFDFDDEFLSELAYYNVLYDRDAQGGELFHVYTEAFEERFFFEIIQRKNGYVGYGAANVAVRLAAMAKARSGGVRQAKL, translated from the coding sequence ATGCATCGCTCGATCGCCACCGTTTCGCTGAGCGGCACCCTGCCCGAGAAACTCGAAGCCATTGCCGCCGCCGGCTTCGATGGCGTGGAAATCTTTGAGAATGACCTGCTGTACTACGCCGGCAGCCCGCGCGATGTACGCAAGATGTGCGCCGATCTGGGCATCGCCATTACCCTGTTTCAACCCTTCCGCGATTTCGAAGGCTGCCGCCGCGATCGTCTGCAGCGCAACCTGGATCGCGCCGAGCGCAAGTTCGACCTGATGCAGGAACTCGGCACTGACCTAGTGCTGGTATGCAGCAACGTGGCCGCCGATTCGCTTGGCGACGAGGACATCCTGGTCGATGACTTGCGCCTGCTGGGCGAGCGCGCCGGCGCACGGGGGCTGCGCATTGGCTACGAGGCACTGGCCTGGGGTCGTCACGTCAATACCTACCAGCAGGTCTGGAACCTGGTGCGTCAGGCGGATCACCCTGCGGTCGGTGTGATCCTCGACAGCTTCCATACGCTGTCGCTCAAGGGCGACCCGTCGGCTATCGCCGAGATTCCGGGCAACAAGATCTTCTTCGTGCAGATGGCCGACGCGCCAATCCTGGCCATGGACGTGCTGGAGTGGAGCCGTCATTTCCGTTGCTTCCCGGGGCAGGGCGAATTCGATCTGCCGGGATTCCTGGCGCCGATCATTCGCACCGGTTACACCGGCCCGCTGTCGCTGGAAATCTTCAATGACGGCTTTCGCGCGGCACCGCCGCGTGCCAATGCGGTCGACGGGCTGCGCTCGCTTCTTTATCTGGAAGAAAAGACTCGCCAACTGCTGGCGGCCGATGCCCAGGCGCCGAACCTCGATCTGCTGTTCGATACCCCAGCAGCCAGTCGTTACCACGGCGTGGAGTTCCTCGAGTTCGCTGTCGACGAAACGGCGGGCGCCAAACTGTCCGGCTGGTTGCAACGTCTGGGTTTCGCCAAGGCCGGCGAGCACCGTTCCAAGGACGTCAGCCTGCTGCGTCAAGGCGATATCAACATCGTTCTCAATGCCGAGCCCTATTCCTTCGCCCACGGTTTCTTCGAGTCCCACGGCCCGTCGCTGTGCGCCACCGCGCTGAGGGTCAAGGACAGCGCATCGGCGCTGCAGCGTGCCCTCGACTACCGCGGCCACCCGTATCGTGGCCTGGTCGGGCCGAACGAGCGCGAAATCCCGGCTATGCGCGCCCCTGATGGCAGCCTCATCTACCTGGTCGACCAGGCGGAAGCAGGGCAGACCATCTATGACAGCGACTTCAAGCTTGATCCCGCTGCGGCACCGACCGGTAGCCTGCAGCGTATCGACCACATGGCGCTGGCGCTGCCTGCCGACAGCCTCGACAGCTGGGTGCTGTTCTACAAGAGCCTGCTGGACTTCGAGGCCGATGACGAAGTGGTGCTGCCCGACCCCTATGGTCTGGTGAAGAGCCGGGCGCTGCGTAGTCGTTGCAGCTCGGTGCGCCTGCCGCTGAACATCTCGGAGAACCGCAATACGGCCATCGCCCACGCGCTGTCGAGCTATCGCGGCTCCGGTGTTCATCACATCGCCTTCTCCTGCGAGGACATCTTCAGGGAAGTCGAGCGCGCCAAGGAAGCTGGTGTGCCGCTGCTCGACATCCCACTCAACTACTATGACGACCTCGCCGCGCGCTTCGATTTCGACGACGAATTCCTCAGTGAGCTGGCCTATTACAACGTGCTCTACGACCGCGACGCCCAGGGCGGCGAGCTATTCCACGTGTATACCGAGGCGTTCGAGGAGCGTTTCTTCTTCGAGATCATTCAGCGCAAGAATGGTTATGTCGGCTATGGCGCCGCCAACGTCGCAGTGCGCCTGGCTGCCATGGCCAAGGCGCGCAGTGGTGGCGTGCGTCAGGCGAAGCTGTAA
- a CDS encoding MFS transporter has protein sequence MAKPSSSQAKKATASGWVGSALEYYDFFIYAQAAALIFPQIFFPNTDPKMAIVASLATYGVGYLARPVGAFVLGHWGDTRGRKNVLLLCMFLMGISTMAVGLLPTYHDIGLLAPAMLVVLRLIQGFAVAGEISGASSMILEHAPFGRRGFYASFTLQGVQAGQVLAAAVFLPLAYFMPSEAFNDWGWRIPFLLSAFVLLAGFIIRREVHETPAFVNEENKQKIAKSPISEAFSTSWRTMVLVMVMALMNVIPVVATIFGGAYAVQPAYGIGFDKSVYLWIPVIGNIVAVLVIPFVGNLSDKIGRRPTMITGALGSGLLAFGYLYAISIGSVPLAFIMSLLMWGVVYQGYNAVFPSFYPELFQTRYRVSAMAIAQNIGTMLTAMLPALFALVAPPGSDNIPWLIGGLAFGITCLCALAAFIAPETYRVPMSELGKPGAKPMDKAEYDAARQNSVNAASH, from the coding sequence ATGGCTAAGCCCTCAAGTTCACAAGCCAAGAAAGCCACTGCCAGCGGCTGGGTCGGTTCAGCGCTGGAGTACTACGATTTCTTCATCTACGCACAAGCTGCTGCGTTGATCTTTCCGCAGATCTTCTTCCCCAACACCGATCCGAAGATGGCCATCGTCGCCTCGCTGGCTACCTACGGCGTTGGCTACCTGGCTCGCCCGGTAGGTGCATTCGTGCTCGGCCATTGGGGTGACACCCGTGGTCGCAAGAACGTGTTGCTGCTGTGCATGTTCCTGATGGGCATTTCCACCATGGCCGTCGGCCTGCTGCCCACCTACCACGATATCGGTCTGTTGGCTCCGGCCATGCTGGTCGTTCTGCGCCTGATTCAGGGCTTCGCGGTGGCCGGTGAGATCTCCGGCGCCAGCTCGATGATCCTCGAACATGCGCCATTCGGACGACGAGGCTTCTATGCCAGCTTCACGCTGCAGGGCGTACAGGCTGGCCAGGTGCTCGCCGCTGCGGTATTCCTGCCGCTGGCCTACTTCATGCCGAGCGAGGCGTTCAACGACTGGGGCTGGCGGATCCCGTTCCTGCTCAGCGCCTTCGTGCTGCTGGCGGGTTTCATCATCCGTCGTGAAGTCCATGAAACCCCGGCCTTCGTCAACGAAGAGAACAAGCAGAAGATCGCCAAATCGCCGATCTCCGAAGCGTTCAGCACCAGCTGGCGCACCATGGTTCTGGTCATGGTCATGGCGCTGATGAACGTGATTCCGGTGGTCGCGACCATCTTCGGTGGTGCTTACGCGGTGCAACCGGCCTATGGCATCGGCTTCGACAAGAGCGTTTACCTGTGGATTCCGGTAATCGGCAACATCGTCGCCGTGCTGGTGATCCCGTTCGTGGGCAACCTCTCCGACAAGATCGGCCGTCGCCCGACCATGATCACCGGTGCGCTGGGTTCTGGCCTGCTGGCCTTTGGTTACCTTTATGCGATCAGCATCGGTAGCGTGCCGCTGGCATTCATCATGTCGCTGCTGATGTGGGGCGTGGTGTATCAGGGCTACAACGCCGTGTTCCCAAGCTTCTATCCGGAGCTGTTCCAGACCCGCTACCGCGTGTCGGCCATGGCCATCGCCCAGAATATCGGCACCATGCTCACCGCCATGCTGCCTGCGCTGTTCGCCCTGGTCGCACCGCCCGGCTCGGACAACATCCCATGGCTGATCGGCGGCCTGGCATTCGGCATCACCTGCCTGTGCGCCCTCGCCGCCTTCATCGCCCCGGAAACCTACCGAGTGCCGATGAGCGAGCTGGGCAAACCCGGCGCCAAGCCGATGGACAAGGCCGAGTACGACGCCGCTCGCCAGAACAGCGTGAACGCTGCCAGCCACTGA
- a CDS encoding DMT family transporter, protein MSTPSSLSGVNHPLKGIALVVLATFLFATHDALSKYLSGIYPVIMVVWARYVVHTLLMAGIFLPQSGLRVLRSKRPGLQALRAICLLGCSLFFTTGLLYIPLAEATAVNFLAPLLVTALSVPLLKERVSRGQWAAVLVGFVGVLIIVHPGGDLFTPAVLLPLCSASCFAAYQILTRLLSQYDTPTTSNFFTGLLNTLLMSCLVPFFWQLPQWQHLPLMLALGACGMFAHLMLTKAFRHAAPALLAPFGYCQIVFAGLLGLIIFGHDPEASAKVGIAIICLSGLAAAYQQRQKR, encoded by the coding sequence ATGAGTACCCCGAGTTCGCTGTCAGGCGTCAATCATCCCTTGAAGGGCATCGCCCTGGTGGTGCTGGCGACTTTCCTGTTCGCCACCCACGACGCATTGTCCAAATACCTGTCCGGCATCTACCCGGTGATCATGGTGGTGTGGGCGCGTTACGTCGTGCACACCCTGCTAATGGCCGGCATCTTCCTGCCGCAGTCGGGGCTGCGCGTGCTGCGCAGCAAGCGCCCGGGTTTGCAAGCGCTGCGTGCCATTTGCCTGCTGGGCTGCAGCCTGTTCTTCACCACTGGCCTGCTGTACATCCCACTGGCTGAAGCGACGGCGGTCAACTTCCTCGCTCCGCTGCTGGTGACGGCATTGTCGGTGCCGCTGCTCAAGGAGCGTGTCAGTCGCGGGCAATGGGCCGCAGTACTGGTGGGCTTCGTGGGCGTGCTGATCATCGTCCATCCGGGCGGCGATCTGTTCACCCCGGCCGTGTTGCTGCCGCTGTGCTCGGCGAGTTGCTTCGCGGCCTACCAGATTCTTACGCGTCTGCTCAGCCAGTACGACACACCGACCACCAGCAACTTCTTCACCGGCCTGCTCAACACCCTGCTGATGAGCTGCCTGGTGCCATTCTTCTGGCAATTGCCGCAGTGGCAGCATCTGCCGTTGATGTTGGCGCTCGGTGCGTGCGGCATGTTTGCGCATCTGATGCTGACCAAGGCCTTCCGCCACGCCGCGCCGGCGCTGCTGGCGCCATTCGGTTACTGCCAGATCGTCTTCGCGGGGCTCCTGGGGCTGATCATCTTCGGGCACGATCCTGAAGCCAGCGCCAAGGTGGGGATCGCCATCATCTGCCTCAGCGGGTTGGCCGCGGCTTACCAGCAACGCCAGAAGCGCTGA
- a CDS encoding sugar phosphate isomerase/epimerase family protein, whose protein sequence is MNSTERILSLASLTVLELAPPQMVEVAARSGYSHVGLRLIPATEEERHFALVADPDLRRQTLRRLRDTGVGVLDIEILRLKPQTRCSDFEAVLEAGAEFGASEVLVAGNDPDDARVTDNFAELCDRAMAYGLRTHLEFMPWTDVPDLQKAVRIVGQAGRDSGGVLVDAFHFDRSGSRLDDLQQVEPSWLRYAQLCDVAGPRPADMAEILRQARNERRFPGDGDCDLSGLLRCLPANTALSLEVPNRQVADPAQRAQLAIDKARALLERLHLLA, encoded by the coding sequence ATGAATAGCACCGAACGCATCCTTTCCCTGGCCAGCCTGACCGTGCTGGAGCTTGCGCCACCGCAGATGGTCGAGGTGGCGGCCCGCTCGGGTTATAGCCACGTCGGCCTGCGCCTGATCCCGGCGACCGAAGAGGAGCGTCACTTCGCCCTAGTGGCCGATCCCGATCTGCGTCGGCAAACGCTCAGGCGTCTGCGCGACACCGGTGTCGGCGTGCTGGATATCGAGATCCTGCGCCTCAAGCCACAGACGCGCTGCAGCGATTTCGAGGCGGTATTGGAGGCGGGGGCCGAATTTGGCGCGAGCGAGGTGCTGGTTGCCGGCAATGATCCGGACGATGCGCGGGTGACGGACAACTTCGCCGAACTCTGCGACCGCGCCATGGCGTACGGTTTGCGCACGCATCTGGAGTTCATGCCCTGGACCGACGTGCCAGACCTGCAAAAGGCTGTGCGCATCGTCGGCCAGGCCGGGCGTGACAGCGGCGGCGTGCTGGTCGATGCCTTTCACTTCGACCGCTCCGGCTCACGTCTCGATGACTTGCAGCAGGTGGAACCATCATGGCTGCGTTATGCCCAACTGTGCGATGTGGCCGGGCCGCGGCCGGCCGACATGGCGGAGATTCTGCGTCAGGCGCGCAACGAACGGCGCTTCCCCGGCGATGGCGATTGTGACTTGTCGGGGTTGTTGCGCTGTCTACCGGCCAATACGGCGTTGAGCCTTGAAGTTCCCAACCGTCAGGTAGCGGACCCGGCGCAACGGGCGCAACTGGCCATCGACAAGGCACGAGCGTTACTGGAGCGCCTTCATCTGCTGGCATAG
- a CDS encoding Gfo/Idh/MocA family protein — protein MSILRIALIGAGIMGRQHLAYLRQLSDAALCAIVDPTEQARQLAAEQGVPWFAELQELLDSRLAEAVIIANPNAEHVPTALRCIEARLPALLEKPVGVSLDEVRELVALVEKSAVPVLVGHHRRHNPLIGKARELLQQGALGRLTTVTALWQLQKPDSYYKVLWRREPGAGVLLTNLIHDLDLLRHLCGEVQQVQALTSTAVRGFANEDSAAILLHFDNGALGSLTGSDAVAAPWSWELSAGENPVYPRQPDQACYLLAGTAGSLSIPQLRLWSYAALGAGWHEPLHSVEHPHETMPALLRQLEHFIDVARGNAQPLISAADAGRTLALYDAICRAAVSGCATAPEPI, from the coding sequence TTGAGCATTTTGCGAATCGCCCTGATCGGCGCCGGCATCATGGGCCGGCAGCACCTTGCCTACCTGCGCCAGCTGTCAGACGCCGCGCTCTGCGCCATCGTCGACCCCACTGAGCAAGCCCGGCAACTGGCCGCCGAACAGGGCGTGCCCTGGTTCGCCGAGTTGCAGGAGTTGCTAGACAGCCGCCTGGCCGAGGCGGTGATCATCGCCAACCCCAATGCTGAGCATGTGCCCACGGCGCTTCGGTGTATCGAAGCCCGGCTGCCGGCACTGCTGGAAAAGCCGGTCGGCGTGAGCCTCGACGAGGTTCGTGAGCTGGTGGCATTGGTCGAGAAAAGCGCTGTGCCAGTGCTGGTCGGTCATCACCGGCGTCACAATCCGTTGATCGGCAAGGCCCGTGAACTGTTGCAGCAGGGCGCGCTTGGGCGGCTCACCACAGTGACGGCGCTCTGGCAGTTGCAGAAGCCGGACAGCTATTACAAGGTGCTCTGGCGCCGCGAGCCCGGCGCCGGCGTGTTGCTGACCAACCTGATCCATGATCTGGACCTGCTACGTCACCTGTGCGGCGAGGTTCAACAGGTTCAGGCGCTGACCAGCACCGCGGTGCGCGGCTTCGCCAACGAGGACAGCGCGGCGATCCTGCTGCACTTCGACAATGGTGCCCTGGGTAGCCTGACCGGCTCCGATGCGGTGGCCGCGCCGTGGAGTTGGGAGCTGAGCGCTGGGGAAAATCCGGTGTATCCCCGTCAGCCCGATCAGGCCTGTTACCTGCTCGCCGGTACCGCAGGTTCGTTGAGCATTCCGCAGCTCAGGCTGTGGTCCTACGCTGCACTGGGGGCTGGCTGGCATGAGCCGCTGCACAGTGTGGAGCATCCGCACGAGACCATGCCTGCGCTGTTGCGCCAGCTCGAGCACTTCATCGACGTGGCCCGAGGCAATGCCCAGCCGTTGATCAGCGCTGCCGACGCCGGACGTACGCTGGCGCTTTACGACGCCATCTGCCGAGCTGCGGTGAGCGGCTGCGCTACTGCACCAGAGCCCATCTGA
- a CDS encoding IclR family transcriptional regulator, with protein sequence MAGSQIERALNLLESLAGAGDVPMQTLAEQLQIPKSATHRMLAELVRLGYVRQDADTSRYRLSTKLVALGFRYLSASGADIVQPILDRLARQSGELVRLGVIEGERQTWIAKSQGARSGLRYDPDMGRDAPLRYTASGHAWLATLADADALALVARQQIADDSEFGPNAPHEDEALLGYLRRARGGGYAMVVETSSLGTCALAAVVRHPQHGAVIGVLSIAGPSARMPVERMEQLAPLLLEAAAELASASQASDLFV encoded by the coding sequence ATGGCGGGTAGCCAGATAGAACGGGCACTGAATCTCTTGGAAAGCCTGGCGGGTGCCGGTGATGTGCCGATGCAGACGCTGGCCGAGCAGTTGCAGATTCCCAAGAGTGCCACCCACCGCATGCTCGCCGAGCTGGTGCGCCTGGGTTACGTGCGGCAGGACGCCGATACCAGTCGCTATCGGCTCTCGACCAAGCTGGTCGCCCTAGGTTTTCGCTACCTATCGGCCAGCGGCGCCGACATCGTGCAGCCGATCCTCGACCGCCTGGCCCGGCAGAGTGGCGAGCTGGTGCGCCTGGGGGTGATCGAGGGCGAGCGTCAGACCTGGATTGCCAAATCCCAGGGCGCGCGCTCGGGCCTGCGTTACGACCCGGACATGGGGCGCGACGCGCCGCTGCGCTATACCGCCTCGGGCCACGCCTGGCTGGCCACCTTGGCCGATGCCGACGCGCTGGCACTGGTGGCGCGCCAGCAGATTGCCGATGACAGCGAGTTTGGCCCTAACGCGCCTCATGAAGACGAAGCCTTGCTCGGCTATCTGCGCCGCGCCCGTGGCGGTGGCTACGCGATGGTGGTGGAAACCTCTTCGCTGGGCACCTGTGCGCTGGCCGCGGTGGTCCGCCATCCGCAGCATGGCGCGGTGATCGGCGTGCTGAGCATCGCCGGGCCCAGCGCACGAATGCCGGTCGAGCGTATGGAGCAGCTCGCGCCGCTGTTGCTCGAAGCTGCTGCGGAGTTGGCATCGGCGAGTCAGGCGTCGGATCTGTTCGTCTGA
- a CDS encoding tripartite tricarboxylate transporter TctB family protein: MSTSKKVPVGERTFCVLLVIFSVFVLHQAYLISGFSSVSSPGAFPLGAGAVLLIAALRVLWELRGKPTHGEGWLASAKRFSQEHFPRHIVVFTLLSVAYLAAIQWASFYISTFAFLMFSIVYLRRGKVLSALVASGISVLAIYLLFTLAFSVYLP, from the coding sequence ATGAGTACATCGAAAAAAGTGCCGGTGGGTGAGCGCACCTTCTGCGTGCTACTGGTGATTTTCAGCGTCTTCGTTCTGCATCAGGCTTACCTGATTTCCGGGTTCTCATCGGTCAGCTCGCCCGGCGCCTTTCCCCTTGGTGCCGGCGCCGTGCTGCTGATCGCCGCCTTGCGAGTGCTCTGGGAGCTGCGCGGCAAGCCGACCCACGGCGAAGGTTGGCTGGCCTCGGCCAAGCGCTTCAGCCAGGAGCACTTCCCGCGCCACATCGTGGTCTTCACCCTGCTCTCGGTGGCCTACCTGGCCGCCATCCAGTGGGCGAGCTTCTACATCAGCACATTCGCCTTCCTGATGTTCTCCATCGTCTACCTGCGGCGCGGCAAGGTGCTTTCGGCCCTGGTGGCCAGCGGCATTTCGGTGCTGGCCATCTACCTGCTGTTCACCCTGGCGTTCAGCGTCTACCTGCCCTGA